A window of Leptolyngbya sp. FACHB-261 genomic DNA:
TGCTGATCACTGTCGATGCCGGCCGCCTATGGCGCGCTCAAGAAGCCGGGATTTTGCAGCCCTTCACTTCGCCTAGACTGAAGTCCAGCGTGCCCCGGAGCCTTCAAGAGCCTAGTGGCTTATGGTTAGGGCTCTCCAGGCGGGCGCGGGTGATCATGTACCACAAGGACCGCGTCAATCCAGCGGAGCTCTCAACTTACGAAGCGCTAGCTGATCCCAAGTGGCGTGGGCGCATTTTGGTCCGCAGTTCCACCAACGTTTACAACCAGTCTTTGACTGGCTCCGTGTTGGCTGCGCTGGGACCTCAACGCACAGAGGCCTGGGCTCGCGGCCTGGTTGCTAATTTTGCTCGTGCGCCCCAGGGTGGCGATAGCGATCAAATTCGAGCGGTTGCCGCAGGTGCAGGAGACTTGGCAATTTCGAACACCTACTATTTGGCACGTCTAGCTAAGTCAGACAAGCCGGAAGACCGGGCAGTGGCGCAGAAGATCGGCGTGTTTTTTCCAAACCAACGCGATCGGGGCACCCACATCAATATCAGCGGCGGCGGTGTAGTCAAAACCGCTCCTAACAAAGAAGGTGCAGTCAAGTTTTTAGAGCATTTGGTCAGCCCAGAAGCTCAGGCCGTTTTCGCACGTGGCAACAACGAATATCCAGTCATTTCTGGTGTTCCTCTTGATCCAGTTTTGGTTAGCTATGGCAACTTCAAAGCGGACGAAATGAATGCTGCTGTGTATGGCCGCAACAATGCTGAAGCTCTGCGCCTGATGGATCGTGCTGGCTGGCGCTAGTATGTCTTGTTTATTACAAGTCTCTTGAAGGTTTAAATCAGTGCAATAGGGGTGAGACTAGCTCACCCCTATTGCACTGATTGCCCTTTGATTGCACTGACTAGTGCTATGCGTTTACTGCTGAACGCTGCCGTCTGGTAGAATTGCGCCTTTGAGATTGGCTTTGGCTGCTTTCAGAACTGCCGGATCCACCTTGGCTCCACTCAGATCAGCATCCTGAAGATTGATATTGTTCAAATTCGTGCCCTTTAGTTCCGCCCCTCTCAAGAAGGCACTGCTTAGATTGGCCCCACTCAAGTTGGCTCCACTTAAGTTGGCCGCCGCTAAACCAGCCTGGCTTAAGTTAGCGTTACTGAGATTGGCGTTGCTGAGGTTGGCGCTATCAAAGAAAGCACCGCTGAGGTTGGCATTTGTCAGGTCAGCGCTGCTCAAGTCAGCCCCATTCAGTCGAGTTTCACTGAGGTCTGCGCCGCTAAGCTGAGCTGCTTTCAAGCTAGCACCGTTCAAGTCACATTGCTTGCAAGTTTTCGTTTTTAAGAGTTGCTGGCTGGGGTCGGGTTTGGCACAACCCAGAGCCGCAAAACAGCAAAGCGTCAGAATTAGCGTTTTGAGTTTCATCGAAGAAGTTCAGCAATTAGCTAGGAGGCATCTACCTAGATTAATTGGATCACAAATGGGGCCAGAATCGAGCTAGAAGATAGAACTTATGACCAAGACTAGCGAGCAGCTTGGCGAGACTGGGTAATTTTCCAGCTCAGGAAAATTACTGGAATAATTCCCACGGCAACAATTGCCAAAGCTGGACCTGAGGCTTCAGCTAGGCGCTCATCCGCTGCCAGTTGATAAACCCGTACGGCTAGCGTATCGAAATTGAACGGTCGAACCACCAAAGTAGCTGGCAATTCCTTCAGGACATCCACAAAAACTAGCATGGCAGCGGTGAGCAAACTGCCCCACATCAGCGGCGCGTGAATCTTCACCAAAGTGCTGCTAGGGCTATGCCCCAAACTACGAGCTGCATCATCCAGATTGGGCTTAATCTTGCCCAGACTCGCCTCCACTGTGTTGAAGGAAACTGCTAGAAAACGCACCAAATAAGCAAACACCAGGGCAGTGATCGTGCCGCTAAGTAATAGTCCCGTCGAGATCCCTAAAGTGGCACGCATCCAGGCATCCAGTGCATTATCCAGCCGTCCCACAGGAATAAGCACACCGACTGCAATCACCGAGCCGGGAACCGCATAGCCCATAGCAGCGATCCGAGTTGCCAAGCGCATGCCCCAGTTGGCTTGTAAGCGCAGACCATAGGCCATGAGGACGGCAATGATCACCGCCAAAATAGCAGTAACTGCGGCCAAGACAAAGCTATTGCGTGCTAGCGCCCAAAACCGCTCGTCTAGGGTCTGACTAAGGTTCTCTAAGGTCATACTCAGCAGCAAGACAGCAGGCAGCAAAAATCCCAACAGCAAGGGCAGGAAACAGGCGACCCAGGCCAGCGCCGCTCTGCCCCCTGCTAACAAATAGCCGACGGGTCGGCGTTGAGGCAGGTTGGTTTGGTAGTAGCGAGCTTGGCGGCGAGACCAACGCTCTAGCAAAATCAGCCAGAGGACAAACAGCAACAGCACTGCGGCTAATTGGGCGGCTGCGGCCCGTTCTCCCATGCCAAACCAAGTGCGGTAGATGCCCGTGGTGAAGGTATCGACCCCAAAGTATTGCACCGTCCCGAAATCGTTGAGCACCTCCATGAGCACCAGAGCTAGGCCTGCAACGATCGCCGGTCGGGCCAAGGGCAAGGCAACCGTGGTAAAACTGCGCCAGGGGCCGCAACCCAAACTACGGCTGGCTTCTAGCGTCCGCACGGACTGCTCTAGAAAGGCCACCCGAGCCAGCAGATAGACATAGGGATAGAGCACCAGAGTCAGCATGATAATGGCCCCACCCAGTGAGCGAATATTAGGGAACCAATAATCCCTTACGCTCCAACCAAACAGCTGCCGTAGCCCTGTTTGCACGGGGCCTGCAATCTCTAGCCAATCAGTGTAGGTGTAGGCAAGCACGTAGGCCGGTGCCGCTAGGGGCAACAGCAAGGCCCACTCAAACAACCGACTGCCTGGAAACCGACACAGGGTCACCAGCCAAGCAGTACCTACACCGATTAGCAGGACCCCCGAGCCAACGCCCAGCATTAACCATAGGGAGTTGAGCAGGTATCGCGGCAAAACTGTTGCGGCTAAATGCTGCCAGACCTCAGTGGCAGGCACCAAAATACTGCCTAATACAAACAGAACGGGGGTTGCGATCAAGGCAGCAATT
This region includes:
- a CDS encoding iron ABC transporter permease — its product is MAAEGEALAYDILTKEGREKAAMAKLVRDQATPPASRSPKGLLQWTGSNWGRNWGWNSWTVIVIAIAALIATPVLFVLGSILVPATEVWQHLAATVLPRYLLNSLWLMLGVGSGVLLIGVGTAWLVTLCRFPGSRLFEWALLLPLAAPAYVLAYTYTDWLEIAGPVQTGLRQLFGWSVRDYWFPNIRSLGGAIIMLTLVLYPYVYLLARVAFLEQSVRTLEASRSLGCGPWRSFTTVALPLARPAIVAGLALVLMEVLNDFGTVQYFGVDTFTTGIYRTWFGMGERAAAAQLAAVLLLFVLWLILLERWSRRQARYYQTNLPQRRPVGYLLAGGRAALAWVACFLPLLLGFLLPAVLLLSMTLENLSQTLDERFWALARNSFVLAAVTAILAVIIAVLMAYGLRLQANWGMRLATRIAAMGYAVPGSVIAVGVLIPVGRLDNALDAWMRATLGISTGLLLSGTITALVFAYLVRFLAVSFNTVEASLGKIKPNLDDAARSLGHSPSSTLVKIHAPLMWGSLLTAAMLVFVDVLKELPATLVVRPFNFDTLAVRVYQLAADERLAEASGPALAIVAVGIIPVIFLSWKITQSRQAAR
- a CDS encoding Fe(3+) ABC transporter substrate-binding protein; the protein is MKITRRVFMASGSAMAAVALGQFSRASAQTGVVNLYSARHYDTDDALYESFTRKTGIRVNLVEAEADQLIERIKSEGANSPADVLITVDAGRLWRAQEAGILQPFTSPRLKSSVPRSLQEPSGLWLGLSRRARVIMYHKDRVNPAELSTYEALADPKWRGRILVRSSTNVYNQSLTGSVLAALGPQRTEAWARGLVANFARAPQGGDSDQIRAVAAGAGDLAISNTYYLARLAKSDKPEDRAVAQKIGVFFPNQRDRGTHINISGGGVVKTAPNKEGAVKFLEHLVSPEAQAVFARGNNEYPVISGVPLDPVLVSYGNFKADEMNAAVYGRNNAEALRLMDRAGWR
- a CDS encoding pentapeptide repeat-containing protein; protein product: MKLKTLILTLCCFAALGCAKPDPSQQLLKTKTCKQCDLNGASLKAAQLSGADLSETRLNGADLSSADLTNANLSGAFFDSANLSNANLSNANLSQAGLAAANLSGANLSGANLSSAFLRGAELKGTNLNNINLQDADLSGAKVDPAVLKAAKANLKGAILPDGSVQQ